A genomic region of Kribbella sp. NBC_00382 contains the following coding sequences:
- a CDS encoding DUF4386 domain-containing protein, with translation MLRRLTGALFVLAAIAFGVAASVLSSTFDWPDILREPADVVLPAFTAGGTSLIWTWFAVAWTYALLAIPILLVPQALNRRHDPVLRTATWLGAASVLLSLIGFLRWVFVVPPLARAYAGGDETTRAAVEAAWTAQHQFGGALLGEHLGQLLAIAWSIGVCVALLREHRWVASSGLVASVLYLTNQGDILATAIPSFPVWDLGGLIGSTAWGVWTIALGVSVWRRTDDLPQSCDHVQ, from the coding sequence ATGCTGCGTCGCCTCACCGGTGCACTGTTCGTCCTCGCCGCCATCGCCTTCGGGGTGGCCGCGAGCGTTCTCTCATCGACCTTCGACTGGCCCGACATCCTGCGGGAGCCGGCCGACGTCGTCCTGCCGGCCTTCACCGCGGGCGGCACCAGCCTGATCTGGACCTGGTTCGCGGTCGCCTGGACCTATGCCCTGCTCGCGATCCCGATCCTCCTGGTCCCACAAGCGCTCAACCGCCGCCACGACCCGGTACTCCGAACCGCCACCTGGCTAGGCGCCGCATCAGTACTCCTCTCGCTGATCGGCTTCCTGCGCTGGGTTTTCGTCGTCCCACCGCTCGCCCGCGCCTACGCCGGGGGCGACGAGACGACGCGAGCCGCAGTCGAGGCTGCTTGGACCGCACAGCATCAGTTCGGTGGAGCACTGCTCGGCGAGCACCTCGGCCAACTACTCGCGATCGCTTGGAGCATTGGCGTTTGCGTCGCCTTGCTGCGCGAGCATCGGTGGGTCGCCAGCTCCGGACTCGTGGCGAGCGTGCTCTACCTGACCAACCAGGGCGACATCCTCGCGACGGCGATCCCCAGCTTCCCGGTCTGGGATCTTGGCGGGCTGATCGGCAGTACCGCGTGGGGCGTGTGGACGATCGCCTTGGGCGTGTCGGTTTGGCGACGTACCGATGACCTACCGCAATCGTGTGACCACGTGCAGTAG
- a CDS encoding TetR/AcrR family transcriptional regulator yields the protein MAPAGRGRPGPRRALTEDEILDAALALLDEGGPAAASIRGIAAKVGVAPNAVYTYFPDKAAVTSALVERLLGESDQGVFADPSRSWRERIEGAAIDLRERMVAHPGAAALLMSGPMDGPRATALGEQLQELLVGAGLEEQEAARATYLLIVYVLGSIALEVADESEPGPLPPESERIATRRRVFDQIPAEVFPRSAAAAPTMATYISTDQYLWGLHRVLDGISGPNHA from the coding sequence ATGGCACCGGCAGGACGGGGGCGGCCCGGGCCGCGGCGGGCGTTGACGGAGGACGAGATCCTCGATGCCGCGCTGGCGTTGCTGGACGAGGGCGGGCCGGCAGCGGCGTCGATCCGGGGGATCGCGGCGAAGGTCGGGGTCGCGCCGAACGCGGTCTACACCTACTTCCCGGACAAGGCAGCGGTGACCAGTGCGCTGGTCGAGCGGCTGCTCGGTGAGTCCGACCAGGGCGTGTTCGCCGACCCCAGTCGGTCGTGGCGGGAGCGGATCGAGGGTGCGGCGATCGACCTGCGCGAACGGATGGTGGCGCATCCGGGCGCGGCTGCTCTGCTGATGAGCGGTCCGATGGACGGCCCGCGGGCGACCGCGCTCGGTGAGCAGTTGCAGGAGCTGCTGGTCGGGGCGGGGCTCGAGGAGCAGGAGGCCGCGCGGGCGACGTACCTGCTGATCGTCTACGTCCTCGGCTCGATCGCGCTCGAGGTCGCCGACGAGTCCGAGCCCGGCCCATTGCCTCCCGAGTCGGAGCGGATCGCCACTCGCCGCCGGGTTTTCGACCAGATCCCGGCCGAGGTCTTCCCGCGGTCAGCTGCCGCCGCCCCGACGATGGCGACCTATATCTCGACCGATCAGTACCTGTGGGGCCTGCATCGGGTGCTGGACGGCATCAGCGGCCCGAATCATGCATAG
- a CDS encoding GAF and ANTAR domain-containing protein → MIEEQAPHLEIAAAMTEVAAAMTGPTDLDETLLVITRCTVDTIPGIVDASISITAKDGLIKTLAPTGPRVTRADHLQYELGEGPCLDAAIEDPVVAVNDLANDPRWPDFGPKAAALGFGSQIAFQFRAEPHIRGALNLYAQEPNAIDHDSVQLGSMFAGQVAVAMGWARQDQTLTEALATRNMIGQAVGIVMERYKLDSDRAFAFLTRLSQTSNTKLNAIAKALVQQANEQSQQ, encoded by the coding sequence ATGATCGAAGAACAAGCCCCACATCTGGAGATCGCCGCGGCGATGACCGAGGTGGCGGCCGCGATGACCGGGCCGACCGACCTGGACGAGACGCTGCTGGTGATCACCCGCTGCACCGTCGACACCATCCCGGGGATCGTCGACGCGAGCATCTCGATCACCGCCAAGGACGGCCTGATCAAGACGCTCGCGCCGACCGGTCCGCGGGTCACCCGGGCCGACCACCTGCAGTACGAGCTGGGTGAGGGGCCGTGCCTGGACGCGGCGATCGAGGATCCGGTGGTCGCGGTCAACGATCTGGCCAACGACCCGCGCTGGCCGGACTTCGGCCCGAAGGCGGCGGCGCTCGGGTTCGGCTCGCAGATCGCGTTCCAGTTCCGGGCCGAGCCGCACATCCGCGGTGCGCTCAACCTGTACGCGCAGGAGCCGAACGCGATCGACCATGACTCGGTCCAGCTCGGCAGCATGTTCGCCGGCCAGGTCGCCGTCGCGATGGGCTGGGCCCGCCAGGACCAGACCCTGACCGAGGCGCTCGCCACCCGCAACATGATCGGCCAGGCGGTCGGCATCGTGATGGAACGGTACAAACTCGACTCCGACCGAGCCTTCGCCTTCCTCACCCGCCTCTCCCAGACCAGCAACACCAAACTCAACGCCATCGCCAAGGCCCTGGTCCAGCAGGCGAACGAGCAGTCTCAGCAGTAA
- a CDS encoding TIGR03885 family FMN-dependent LLM class oxidoreductase, whose translation MTVYGFHASHEQVPPADLLKAVVRAEQAGFTAAMCSDHFSPWSTRQGESGFAWSWLGAALQATELSFGVVNAPGQRYHPAIIAQAIGTLGSMYPGRFWAALGTGEASNEHITGDGWPRKAVRQQRLEESVEVMRKLLQGEEVSHDGLITVDRARLWTLPAEPPALLGAAVSTATAERAAKWADGMITIPTGDDEGLRRMISAYKDNGGRGKVCLQVHVSYHPDEAEATRIAHEQWRTNVFSPPFCWDTETAEAFDQAAEHVQPESMHQAVRISSDPGQHAQWLNDYASLGLDAIYLHHVGQEQSEFIDVFGDKVLPQLEVTRP comes from the coding sequence ATGACTGTCTACGGCTTCCATGCCTCGCACGAACAGGTCCCGCCCGCCGACCTGCTGAAGGCGGTGGTGCGGGCCGAGCAGGCTGGGTTCACCGCGGCGATGTGCTCCGACCACTTCAGCCCTTGGAGCACTCGTCAGGGTGAGTCCGGGTTCGCGTGGTCCTGGCTCGGCGCCGCTCTGCAAGCGACCGAGCTGTCCTTCGGTGTGGTGAACGCGCCAGGGCAGCGGTACCACCCGGCGATCATCGCGCAGGCGATCGGGACGCTCGGGTCGATGTATCCGGGGCGGTTCTGGGCCGCGCTCGGTACCGGCGAAGCGAGCAACGAGCACATCACCGGCGATGGCTGGCCGCGGAAGGCTGTGCGGCAGCAGCGGCTGGAGGAGTCCGTCGAGGTGATGCGGAAGCTCTTGCAGGGTGAGGAAGTGAGCCACGACGGGCTCATCACCGTGGACCGCGCCCGGCTCTGGACCTTGCCAGCCGAACCGCCCGCGCTGCTCGGCGCAGCGGTTTCGACGGCGACGGCGGAGCGGGCGGCCAAGTGGGCCGACGGGATGATCACGATCCCCACCGGTGATGACGAAGGGCTGCGCCGGATGATCTCGGCGTACAAGGACAACGGCGGTCGCGGGAAGGTCTGTCTGCAGGTGCATGTGAGTTATCACCCGGACGAGGCCGAGGCGACCAGGATCGCGCACGAGCAGTGGCGGACCAATGTGTTCTCGCCGCCGTTCTGCTGGGACACCGAGACCGCCGAGGCGTTCGACCAGGCGGCCGAGCATGTTCAGCCCGAGTCGATGCACCAGGCCGTGCGGATCTCGTCCGACCCGGGGCAGCACGCCCAATGGCTCAACGACTACGCCTCGCTCGGTCTCGACGCGATCTATCTGCATCACGTCGGGCAGGAGCAGTCGGAGTTCATCGACGTGTTCGGCGACAAAGTACTGCCCCAACTGGAGGTGACCCGACCGTGA